AAACGGCCTCTGCCCCACGCTGAATGATGTAGCTCACACCGTTGAACTTGGTGCTTTGTCTGCGGTTCCAAAGGCCCCAGAGTTCAACCGCTTCACCAGCGGAGGTTTTGCCTTTGAGTCCCTTGGGTACAACGGTGAGCGCACAGCGGGTGCCGGTGAAGCCTGCGTTCTTGGAGAACGAGCGGAATTCAATGGCGCAGTCGCGGGCTCCCTCGATCTCGAAGATTGAGTGGGGAAGACTCGGGTCCTGGATGAAGGCCTCGTAGGCGGCGTCGAACAGGATCAGAGAGCCGTTGGCGCGGGCGTAGTCCACCCAGGCTTTCAACTGCTCCTTCGTTGCGACGGCTCCTGTGGGGTTGTTGGGAAAGCACAGGTAGATGAGGTCCACAGGTTCGCTGGGGATCTCGGCCGTGAAGCTGTTGTCGGCACTGATGGGCAGATAAGTGAGGCCGGCATAGCGACCTTCGTCACCGGCATCGCCGGTGCGACCGGCCATCACATTGCTGTCCACATAAACGGGGTAAACAGGGTCTGTGACGGCGATCTTGTTTCCGGCCCCGAGAATGTCCAGGATGTTGCTGCTGTCGCATTTGGAGCCATCGGAAACGAAGATCTCCTCAGCGCTGATGTCACATCCGCGGGCTTGGAAGTCGTGCTTGGCGATGGCCTCCCGCAGCCAGCCGTAACCCTGTTCAGGGCCGTAGCCGTGAAAACCCTCAGCGGTGCCCATCTCATCGATGGCTGATTTCATCGCTTCGCGACAGGCCTGGGGGAGCGGTTCCGTGACATCGCCAATGCCCAGGCGAATCAACGCTGCATCGGGGTTGGCGGCAGCAAAGGCCTTCACCCGACGTCCGATTTCAGGGAACAGATAGCCCGCCTTGAGTTTGAGGTAATTGCCGTTGACCTGAACCACAGAAAGAC
This genomic window from Synechococcus sp. MIT S9220 contains:
- a CDS encoding LL-diaminopimelate aminotransferase, encoding MVQVNGNYLKLKAGYLFPEIGRRVKAFAAANPDAALIRLGIGDVTEPLPQACREAMKSAIDEMGTAEGFHGYGPEQGYGWLREAIAKHDFQARGCDISAEEIFVSDGSKCDSSNILDILGAGNKIAVTDPVYPVYVDSNVMAGRTGDAGDEGRYAGLTYLPISADNSFTAEIPSEPVDLIYLCFPNNPTGAVATKEQLKAWVDYARANGSLILFDAAYEAFIQDPSLPHSIFEIEGARDCAIEFRSFSKNAGFTGTRCALTVVPKGLKGKTSAGEAVELWGLWNRRQSTKFNGVSYIIQRGAEAVYSDAGQREVKGLVAFYMENAAIIRRELNSAGLTVYGGEHAPYVWIKTPDGMDSWGFFDHLLNQANVVGTPGSGFGAAGEGYFRLSAFNSRDNVDSAMARIKAL